The Raphanus sativus cultivar WK10039 unplaced genomic scaffold, ASM80110v3 Scaffold3244, whole genome shotgun sequence genome includes the window GATTTGTTAGATTGGCCAAAGAATGATACGCGCCGTTTCTTCCATGTTGTGTACCGTGTTGGTGATCTTGATCGCACAATCAAGTACTTTTCTGTTTGATTACATTACTATCGTttcttcattttatattataacaAGTAGTTATTTGATATTTGAGATATTCTTATCTAGGTTTTACTCTGAGTGCTTTGGCATGAAGGTGTCGAGGAAAAGAGATGTCCCTAAGGAGAAATATTCAAATGCTTTTATGGGTTTTGGACCTGAAAAATCCCACTTCGCTGTGGAGCTCacatacagtatatatatactctTTTATCTTCTATTAGCATTGACTCTCTTCCAGATATTTCCAATATCAACTTGTGCACTTTTCCACAAAACTGAAACAACTTGGTTCTTATGTTgagtttaacatttttatatgtttacaGATTATAATGTTAGCTCATATGACATTGGAGATGGATTAGGGCATTTCACCATTTCAACTCAAGATGTAAGTCGTCCTCCTACTTTGATTTTTAGATGTCAGTCCCTGATCGAGAAGTTTTTTGTTCCAGGTTTACAAAATGGTTGAGACCGTCCGTGCCAAGGGTGGAAATGTCACCAGAGAACCTGGTCCGGTCAAAGGTTGTAGCAGCATCATTGCCTTTGTGAAAGACCCTGATGGTTACACTTTTGAGCTCATTCAAAGAGGTCCAACTCCTGAACCATTCTGTCAAGTCACGCTTCGTGTTGGTGACCTTGAACGTGCCATCAAATTCTATGAAAAGGTAAAAACAATGCTGCTGAAAAcgctttatttatgttttgatattCATTGGTGGAGTTTCATGACTTTATAACTCACTTTTGATTCCCTGCAGGCCCTTGGGATGCGACTCTTGAGAAGGATTGAGAGACCTGACCACAAGGTGAAGCAATCAATCAGTGTTACAATGTAGACAAGTAATTTACCTTATTGAGCTATATACGTACGCTGTGACTTAATTACTTGTTTTTTGCCGGATGGAACAGTACACCATAGGCATGATGGGATATAATGAGTCGGTAGTTTTGGGCCTTGCCTATAACTATGGCGTGACTGAGTACAAAAAGGGCAATGCATATGCACAGGTGTGTGCTTAAGACTGTTGCCTACTGTTTATGTTTGTGTTAAACCGGTTTGTGCTCTTTCCTTTGATGGTTAAAATGGTTTACATGTAATGAACAGATTGCAATAGGCACGGATGATGTGTACAAAAGCGGTGAAGTTGTGAGGATGGTCAATAAAGAGCTAGGAGGAAATATCACAAGAGAACCAGGACCTCTTCCTGGAATAGGCACTAAGATTGTCTCATTCCTCGATCCAGATGGCTGGAAAACGGTAAGTGATTTGAGAAATAGATGATGAATCTGGTCTGGTCCAGTTGTAGTGGACCATCTAGATTCAGTGTTGGATTTTGCTAAAAAGGTGTGCGTTTGGTGGTTAACAATAACAGGTTCTGGTAGACAACAAAGACTTCATGAAGGAACTAGGGGTGAGATCACAGGGCTAAAACTAAACCATAAAAATATGtgattttttaatgaaataaaggAAGACAAGTGGTTCAGTGTGTGTAATGTGCTTGTTCCCCTTATGTCTTTGAATCCATAAAGAAAAACTTTGAAAGAAAGAATATGCATTATTCGTACTATCAAATGACTCATATTCATAGAAGCAATGCTAAACATAACGAAAAGTCTACAACAAAAGTTTCAACAAGAAAGTTGTATCAAAATAGTACAAAGATCAAACACTACTTTTTCTTCTTGTGATTTGCAATACTTATAAAGAAATACTAGCATTTATCttgatttacaaaatttaaaagaagAATATAGAGAACAATACTTACCACTTCCACGTCGCCAATGGAGGAAAAATGGTTCCTTTTGCTGGTTGGAGTATGCCAATTCAGTACAAAGGCTCCATCATTGACTCTAACGGTTAACTGGCAGGGTCAATGGGAGTTTGTTTGATGTTGCACATATGTGTGGTTTGAGTCTTAGAGGCAAAGACTGTGTTCCTTTCCTGGAGAAGCTCGTGGTTGCTGATGTGGCACGTTTGGCTCCTGGAACCGGGAGCTTGACAGCGTTCACAAACGAGAAAGGTGGTGCCATTGATGACTCGGTGATTACTAAAGGCACTGATGAGCATATCTATCTGGTGGTCAATGCTGACGTGGCTGGTTTGAGATCTCTGTTCCATCAGAGCATGCAGTTGATTTAGCTAAAGCAATCTTGGAGAAATCCGAGGGAAAGGTCAGGCTAACGGGTCTAGGAGCAAGAGACAGTCTCAGGCTAGAAGCAGGGCTTTGTCTATGGAAACCTTATGAAGGTAGCATCACCAAGATGCCGTTCGTGGCTACCAAATACTACAAGCCATCATGATATGTGTGTCTTCTTGGTCTATGAAATATGTCTCTTGCTTGTTGTTCAGTGGCTTGTGTGTTTCCTTTGTTCTGATTTGGCCTGGAAGTGCACTTTCTTTTGCCAAAGAGGGCATtgcttatttctctgttttcCAATAAATTTGTAACACATCTGAAACACCAAACTATGATTAACGTGTTCACATCATTAAAGATGCATACAAAGATACAAGTtcaggacaaaaaaaaaaaggttcaggACTTGAAGACGAAAGTCAACACCTTCTCGACGGGATAGAAGGTTAGAGGCTGCTTGTGTATACTGTATATTCTTACCCATTCTATTCTATCTTACAAAGAAAAAGGTTAAATTGTTGATTTCACTTATCCCAAACCATCCTAGATAATTCAGTTCAATGGAAAATCCCGAATACGTATCAGTCGCATATCATTTTTAACGCAATTTTTAAGTTGGCGTTTGAGTTTGTATGAGAATGATACTGTGTATTTGCTGTTCAAAGAAAATTATTACAAACCGCTAGCTATTGCGGCAATGCTTTAGTGTACCGAACTGGGTGTATTGGTGTATCATATCCTAAGCTCACACTATTCACATCAATATTTACTCAAACTACATTCGTTTAAAACATACCTAAAATAAACAAACCTATGAAAATCTAAAAGAAGATTTAAGTAATCAAGTGTATGGTTTTAGTATGTACTAGAGTTGGGGCGGTGTCATTGTATAGGAACAGCAGATTCAGCAGCCTATTCTGCTGAACTACTACTAATAAATATAGCAATTGGTAATTGAACCCTATAAACTTTTATttgcataaataaaaaaaagcttTACTTTCCTGTTTCGTCCGTTtgaatttgaataacatattcTATATCTACTCTTCGTTCCTACTTATCTCTCTTAGTTATTAAAGTctcattttttcctttttttttgtaacaaagtctcattttttccattttcattaTTTCATGGATTTCAGGGATTATAATTAGACAGAGTTATATAGACGCACACCTATCATGTAATGCTATGTCACTATTTAAAGTGTTTTTAAGTTCTTATGTGTGTACCACCACATCAATAgtagtatattttataattatatacaacCTTATACTAGATGTGCACCATTTGCAAATAAGTGCAAAATCTATTTTATGCATATAAGCACACGCAcgcaca containing:
- the LOC108843433 gene encoding lactoylglutathione lyase GLX1-like, with product LDWPKNDTRRFFHVVYRVGDLDRTIKFYSECFGMKVSRKRDVPKEKYSNAFMGFGPEKSHFAVELTYNYNVSSYDIGDGLGHFTISTQDVYKMVETVRAKGGNVTREPGPVKGCSSIIAFVKDPDGYTFELIQRGPTPEPFCQVTLRVGDLERAIKFYEKALGMRLLRRIERPDHKYTIGMMGYNESVVLGLAYNYGVTEYKKGNAYAQIAIGTDDVYKSGEVVRMVNKELGGNITREPGPLPGIGTKIVSFLDPDGWKTVLVDNKDFMKELGVRSQG